The Humulus lupulus chromosome 3, drHumLupu1.1, whole genome shotgun sequence genome window below encodes:
- the LOC133823574 gene encoding uncharacterized protein LOC133823574 yields MEKGKGVMGGGRRWAVDFSDYSSSPSSRDIPDPPGFSRASLDQDDSAVSRQKKDAEATWKSQKTWEVAQAPFKNLMMMGFMMWMAGSTVHLFSIGITFSALWQPISALQGVGKVFEPYKDSKVDLLAPKLLFIALNLGGLALGFWKLNTLGLLPTHASDWVSSLAPAQEVEYSASGLPLR; encoded by the exons ATGGAGAAGGGAAAGGGAGTGATGGGTGGAGGTCGTAGATGGGCCGTTGACTTCTCGGACTACTCTAGTTCCCCTTCTTCCCGCGATATTCCTGATCCTCCTGGTTTCTCTCGTGCCTCCCTCGATcag GATGATTCTGCTGTGAGTCGCCAGAAGAAGGATGCTGAAGCTACTTGGAAATCCCAG AAAACTTGGGAGGTGGCACAGGCTCCCTTTAAAAATTTGATGATGATGGGATTCATGATGTGGATGGCTGGAAGTACAGTGCATTTGTTTAGCATTGGAATTACTTTCTCTGCTCTTTGGCAGCCCATTAGCGCCTTACAGGGCGTGGGAAAGG TTTTTGAGCCGTATAAAGATAGCAAGGTTGATCTTCTTGCTCCTAAGTTGTTGTTCATTGCCCTTAATTTGGGAGGTCTAGCTCTAGGTTTTTGGAAG CTTAATACTTTGGGGTTGCTTCCCACGCATGCATCAGACTGGGTTTCATCCTTAGCCCCTGCTCAG